The following are encoded together in the Labeo rohita strain BAU-BD-2019 chromosome 17, IGBB_LRoh.1.0, whole genome shotgun sequence genome:
- the jade1 gene encoding LOW QUALITY PROTEIN: protein Jade-1 (The sequence of the model RefSeq protein was modified relative to this genomic sequence to represent the inferred CDS: deleted 1 base in 1 codon) — translation MKRSRVPSTSEDSDNGSNSTSWSQHSNSKHRKQNGKRPSEVFRTDLITAMKLHDSYQLNPEDYYELADPWRQEWEKGVQVPVSPESIPQCTVRTVAEKCPAPLFMRPKKLIRSSESSMLGYVGIQTLADGMCRYDLNEEDVAWLQIANEEFSKMGMQLLDELTMERVMEEFERRCYDNMSHAMETEEGLGIEYDEDVVCDVCQSPDGEDGNEMVFCDKCNICVHQACYGILKVPEGSWLCRTCALGIFPKCHLCPKKGGAMKPTRSGTKWVHVSCALWIPEVSIGNPEKMEPITNVSHIPSNRWALICCLCKEKTGACIQCSAKSCRVAFHVTCGLQCGLKMNTILTEADEVKFKSFCPKHSGMEWNEEEGDDNRPVKVQTSEERRRNRAVDISSSSQPRLAQNPEETRLSERKLRVQQLEDEFYRFVAADEVAEHLQLPLETVDFLFQYWKLKRKVNFNQPLIMPKKEEEDSLARREQEVLLRRLRLFTHLRQDLERVRNLTYMVSRRERIKRTLCRVQEQIFHHHVRLLEQGRVAGISSTRRLEEAMFYFRTAPPVPASPQPLKGHCGQNSALGTTVQNHEKGSNPFRVSKHIEADKLTKMPRLESLVMDSVPNSGVGDSGSGACKTAASATVKRSEGRLRSGESHRREEESERPLEDRRRRTSKLWEQVSIKDKLRQSKSVEETVKNETEHDNMDDRLMLSHSRTSASSVVTASTMYNGSPRKSHASQHQGKIVPNGTTGRHLKNWGSFRIPKRSERTSTGKDGQDGNDVADQNSSLKTFNTSPASSPQIRTRLRTGSENRSHVEESDLGQSEQGKRCHAQRLRSPMTRRYGSDVIQRGVLAS, via the exons ATGAAGCGAAGCCGTGTCCCGAGCACCAGTGAGGACTCGGATAATGGAA GTAACTCCACGTCCTGGTCTCAGCACTCCAACTCCAAGCACAGGAAACAGAATGGAAAAAGACCCTCAGAG GTGTTCAGGACAGACCTGATCACTGCTATGAAGCTTCATGATTCATACCAGCTGAATCCAGAGGATTATTATGAGCTGGCCGATCCCTGGCGGCAGGAATGGGAAAAGGGGGTTCAAGTCCCTGTTAGTCCCGAATCCATACCGCAGTGTACAGTGCG TACTGTTGCTGAGAAATGCCCTGCTCCTCTGTTTATGAGGCCGAAGAAGCTGATTCGCTCATCTGAGTCATCGATGCTGGGGTACGTGGGTATTCAGACGCTAGCTGATGGCATGTGTCGTTATGACCTGAATGAGGAGGACGTAGCTTGGCTGCAGATCGCTAACGAGGAGTTTAGCAAAATGG GCATGCAACTCCTGGATGAGCTGACAATGGAGCGGGTCATGGAGGAGTTTGAGCGCCGTTGCTATGACAACATGAGCCACGCCATGGAAACCGAGGAGGGGCTTGGCATCGAGTACGACGAGGACGTGGTGTGTGACGTCTGTCAGTCCCCTGATGGCGAGGACGGCAATGAAATGGTGTTCTGTGACAAGTGCAACATCTGTGTGcatcag GCGTGTTACGGTATACTGAAGGTTCCTGAGGGCAGCTGGCTTTGTCGTACCTGTGCACTGGGCATCTTTCCCAAATGCCATCTGTGTCCTAAAAAAGGCGGGGCCATGAAACCCACTCGAAGTGGTACCAAGTGGGTCCACGTCAGCTGTGCCCTCTGGATACCAGAA GTAAGCATTGGTAACCCTGAGAAGATGGAGCCTATCACTAATGTGTCTCATATACCCAGCAACAGATGGGCTCTGATATGCTGCCTGTGTAAAGAGAAAACAGGAGCGTGTATTCAG TGTTCTGCCAAAAGTTGCCGTGTGGCGTTCCACGTTACTTGCGGTCTCCAGTGTGGGTTGAAGATGAACACTATCCTCACAGAGGCGGATGAAGTCAAGTTTAAGTCTTTTTGTCCCAAGCACTCAGGCATGGAATGGAATGAGGAAGAGGGAGATGATAACAGACCAGTGAAGGTCCAGACCAGCGAAGAGAGAAGGAGAAACAGGGCAGTGGACATCTCATCCTCTTCACAGCCCAGGCTCGCACAGAATCCTGAAGAAACCAGACTCAGTGAGCGCAAACTTCGAGTCCAGCAGCTGGAGGACGAGTTCTATCGTTTCGTCGCCGCTGATGAAGTCGCAGAGCACCTGCAGTTGCCACTGGAAACTGTGGACTTCTTGTTCCAATACTGGAAATTGAAAAGAAAGGTGAACTTTAACCAGCCGCTCATAATGCcgaagaaagaagaagaagacagCCTTGCCCGGCGAGAACAAGAAGTGCTTTTGCGGCGACTCCGCCTCTTCACGCATTTACGACAGGATCTAGAGAGG GTGCGTAATTTGACGTACATGGTCAGCCGTCGGGAAAGAATTAAACGGACCTTGTGCCGAGTGCAGGAGCAGATCTTCCATCATCACGTCAGGCTACTGGAGCAGGGACGCGTTGCTG GTATATCTTCTACTAGACGTTTGGAGGAGGCCATGTTTTACTTTCGGACAGCA CCCCCCGTACCTGCATCCCCCCAACCTCTGAAGGGTCACTGCGGCCAGAACAGCGCCCTGGGCACCACTGTTCAAAATCACGAGAAAGGGAGCAACCCTTTTAGAGTCTCAAAGCATATCGAAGCAGACAAGCTTACAAAGATGCCCAGGCTGGAAAGCCTGGTCATGGACAGTGTTCCCAATTCTGGGGTCGGCGATTCAGGCTCTGGAGCTTGTAAGACGGCGGCATCAGCTACAGTGAAACGTTCTGAGGGCAGGCTGAGGAGCGGTGAGTCTCACAGGAGAGAGGAGGAGAGCGAGCGCCCCCTGGAGGACAGGAGGAGGAGGACGAGCAAGCTGTGGGAACAGGTGTCTATAAAAGACAAATTGAGACAGTCGAAGTCTGTGGAGGAGACGGTGAAGAATGAGACTGAGCATGACAACATGGATGACAGATTAATGTTGTCTCACAGCAGAACCTCTGCTAGTTCTGTAGTCACTGCTTCGACCATGTACAACGGATCGCCGAGGAAGTCACACGCAAGCCAACATCAGGGAAAAATAGTGCCAAATGGAACAACGGGGCGGCATCTGAAAAACTGGGGCAGTTTTAGAATCCCTAAACGGAGTGAAAGAACGTCAACGGGGAAAGACGGACAGGACGGGAATGACGTGGCGGACCAAAATTCTTccttaaaaacttttaatacGAGTCCTGCCTCCTCTCCACAGATCAGGACCCGGCTGAGGACAGGAAGCGAGAACCGAAGTCACGTGGAAGAGTCTGATCTTGGCCAATCGGAACAGGGCAAGAGGTGTCACGCCCAAAGACTTCGAAGCCCGATGACTAGACGTTACGGTTCGGATGTGATCCAACGTGGAGTTCTTGCATCATAA